The following coding sequences lie in one Lolium perenne isolate Kyuss_39 chromosome 2, Kyuss_2.0, whole genome shotgun sequence genomic window:
- the LOC127336144 gene encoding uncharacterized protein — protein MTAAVAVSAPDLFSFHPSIAPLPPPPADADGSDFEFRIPAAAAALSAADELFSGGKLVPLLPPPPAPLPSLSCSPPPCQEDPLPEPASPRAPRCAGRRWRDLLLLVTKKPKPAGEGACRTEASLGRRPLLSRDSSSSSSASSCDSGGRTARRPPPPSRSPLRTRSAPVASLLHLISNKHPADCRNGAPPRRQHQPQPLLTRVSSSSSASSSDSGRAPWHPRAPARHRPAVAAESPRVSASGRVVFRGLERCSSTPAGAGIGGGARRPRPRGMERSYSTNVRVDPVINVFGFGHLFPSSPAKEKKTDVAAAGRRNRPEKLAMVLRDPQD, from the coding sequence AtgaccgccgccgtcgccgtgtcCGCGCCTGATCTCTTCTCCTTCCACCCCTCCATCGCGCCATTGCCGCCACCTCCGGCGGACGCCGACGGCAGCGACTTCGAGTTCCGCATCCCCGCGGCAGCGGCCGCGCTCTCCGCCGCCGACGAGCTCTTCTCCGGCGGGAAGCTCGTGccgctcctcccgccgccgcctgcgccgctTCCCTCCCTTTCCTGCTCCCCTCCACCGTGCCAGGAGGATCCCCTCCCGGAGCCCGCCTCCCCTCGCGCCCCGCGCTGCGCCGGGCGGCGGTGGCGcgatctcctcctcctcgtcaccaAGAAGCCCAAACCCGCCGGCGAGGGTGCGTGTCGCACGGAAGCGTCTCTGGGACGCCGGCCGCTCCTCTCCCGcgactcctcctcgtcctcgtcggcctCCTCCTGCGACTCCGGCGGCAGGACCGCCCGCCGGCCGCCCCCGCCGTCGCGCTCCCCGCTGCGCACGCGCTCCGCGCCCGTGGCCAGCCTCCTCCACCTCATCTCCAACAAGCACCCCGCCGACTGCAGGAACGGCGCGCCGCCCAGGCGGCAGCATCAGCCGCAGCCGCTCCTGACCCGcgtctcctcctcgtcctccgcaTCCTCCTCGGACTCCGGCCGCGCGCCGTGGCATCCGCGCGCCCCCGCCCGGCATCGCCCCGCGGTGGCCGCCGAGAGCCCCCGCGTCAGCGCGTCCGGCCGCGTCGTGTTCCGGGGCCTCGAGCGCTGCTCCAGCACGCCCGCGGGGGCGGGCATCGGCGGCGGGGCGCGGCGGCCGCGGCCCAGGGGCATGGAGCGGTCCTACTCGACCAATGTGCGCGTGGATCCGGTGATCAACGTGTTCGGGTTCGGGCACCTCTTCCCGTCCTCGCCGGCCAAGGAAAAGaagacggacgtcgccgccgcgggACGGAGGAACAGGCCGGAGAAGCTGGCGATGGTGCTGAGAGATCCGCAGGATTAG